A genome region from Streptomyces sp. S4.7 includes the following:
- a CDS encoding DUF4191 domain-containing protein: protein MARKENADTAAETGRLKQIALTYKMTRRADKRVGLVVAGVGIVTFGVLLAIGFLVGHPIYLGILGFILAFLAMAIVFGRRAERAAFGQMEGQPGAAAAVLENVGRGWSTTPAVAMNRSQDVIHRAVGKAGIVLVAEGNPNRLKSLLAAEKKKMARIVIDVPVHDIIVGDGEGQVPLKKVRTTMLKLPRVLSGPQVTAANDRLRAMGDLMSNMPLPKGPMPKGMRMPRGGKMR, encoded by the coding sequence ATGGCGAGGAAGGAAAACGCAGACACTGCTGCGGAAACTGGGCGACTGAAGCAGATCGCTCTTACCTACAAGATGACCCGACGGGCCGACAAGAGGGTCGGTCTCGTCGTCGCGGGCGTGGGAATCGTCACCTTCGGTGTCCTCCTCGCGATCGGTTTTCTGGTCGGTCACCCCATTTACCTGGGCATTCTGGGCTTCATTCTGGCCTTCCTCGCGATGGCGATCGTCTTCGGACGCCGCGCCGAGCGTGCTGCCTTCGGACAGATGGAGGGCCAGCCGGGAGCGGCGGCGGCCGTGCTGGAGAACGTGGGCCGAGGCTGGTCCACAACCCCGGCGGTCGCGATGAACCGCAGCCAGGACGTGATCCACCGTGCGGTCGGCAAAGCCGGCATCGTGCTGGTGGCGGAGGGCAATCCGAACCGGCTCAAGAGCCTGCTGGCGGCCGAGAAGAAGAAGATGGCGCGCATCGTCATCGATGTGCCGGTGCACGACATCATCGTCGGCGACGGTGAGGGCCAGGTGCCGCTGAAGAAGGTCCGTACGACGATGCTCAAGCTGCCTCGGGTGCTCTCCGGTCCCCAGGTGACGGCGGCCAACGACCGGTTGCGGGCGATGGGCGACCTGATGAGCAACATGCCGCTGCCGAAGGGCCCGATGCCGAAGGGCATGCGGATGCCGCGCGGCGGAAAGATGCGCTGA
- the lipB gene encoding lipoyl(octanoyl) transferase LipB, which produces MSELRFVHLGFGGDAVEYREAWQKQREVHVARFADEIPDTCLLLEHPPVYTAGRRTEDSERPLDGTPVVDVDRGGKITWHGPGQLVGYPILKLPRPVDVVAHVRRLEEALIRTATDFGVATTRVEGRSGVWVLGDPVEERRSVGGLSLDFDPRVNDGEFDPRLNGPEYAPSNAGQRREDRKLAQIGIRVAKGVTMHGFSMNVNPDNTWFDRIVPCGIRDAGVTSLSYELGHDLTVAEVLPVVEHHLRDVLEHAEPQPREVEAEAQAPAPAVEPARA; this is translated from the coding sequence GTGAGTGAGCTGCGGTTCGTCCATCTGGGCTTCGGCGGCGACGCCGTCGAATACCGGGAGGCGTGGCAGAAGCAGCGCGAGGTCCACGTGGCCCGCTTCGCGGACGAGATCCCCGACACCTGCCTGCTGCTCGAACATCCGCCCGTCTACACGGCGGGGCGGCGTACGGAGGACAGTGAGCGCCCCCTCGACGGCACTCCCGTCGTGGACGTCGACCGCGGCGGCAAGATCACCTGGCACGGCCCCGGACAGCTCGTCGGCTATCCGATCCTGAAGCTGCCGCGTCCTGTGGATGTGGTGGCGCACGTACGCCGTCTTGAGGAGGCGCTGATCCGTACGGCGACCGACTTCGGCGTGGCGACGACACGGGTGGAGGGCCGCAGCGGCGTATGGGTGCTCGGCGATCCGGTGGAGGAGCGCCGGTCCGTGGGCGGTCTGTCGCTGGACTTCGACCCCCGGGTGAACGACGGGGAGTTCGACCCCCGGCTGAACGGACCCGAGTACGCCCCGTCCAACGCGGGCCAGCGCCGCGAGGACCGCAAGCTCGCCCAGATCGGCATCCGTGTCGCCAAGGGCGTGACGATGCACGGCTTCTCGATGAACGTGAACCCGGACAACACCTGGTTCGACAGGATCGTGCCGTGCGGGATCCGGGACGCGGGCGTGACGTCGCTCTCGTACGAACTGGGCCACGACCTCACCGTCGCGGAGGTGCTTCCCGTCGTGGAGCACCACCTGCGGGACGTGCTGGAGCACGCGGAGCCGCAACCCCGCGAGGTCGAGGCCGAGGCGCAAGCCCCGGCCCCGGCCGTCGAGCCGGCGCGCGCCTGA
- a CDS encoding zinc-dependent alcohol dehydrogenase family protein has protein sequence MTFTASARTTHGWAVERPGPIGTHPLTRVRRRSPGPGPGDLVLRVEACGVCRTDLHLAEGDLEPRRPAAVPGHEIVGRVVAVGEAVTSFRAGDRAGGAWLRSTCGRCRYCLAGRENLCPRSTYTGWDEDGGFADLTLVPADFAYPLPETHDAASLAPLLCAGIIGYRALRRSALPVGGRLGIYGFGASAHLAAQVALAEGATVHVLTRSARARELALSLGAASAGGAYDRPPEPLDSAVLFAPVGDLVPVALEALDRSGTLAVAGIHLSDIPSLNYRRHLFQERDLRSVTSNTRQDGRDFLALAERIGIQVTVSPYPLGRADRALADLAGDRVNGAAVLVPD, from the coding sequence ATGACGTTCACAGCCTCCGCGCGGACCACGCACGGCTGGGCCGTCGAGAGGCCCGGCCCGATCGGCACCCACCCCCTGACCCGGGTACGGCGGCGGTCGCCCGGCCCCGGTCCCGGGGACCTGGTGCTGCGGGTGGAGGCGTGCGGCGTGTGCCGGACGGATCTGCATCTGGCCGAGGGGGATCTGGAGCCCCGGCGGCCCGCGGCCGTCCCCGGCCATGAGATCGTCGGCCGCGTCGTCGCCGTCGGCGAGGCCGTGACATCGTTCCGGGCCGGCGACCGGGCCGGCGGTGCGTGGCTGCGCTCCACGTGCGGGCGGTGCCGTTACTGCCTGGCCGGGCGGGAGAACCTCTGCCCCCGGTCCACCTACACGGGGTGGGACGAGGACGGCGGCTTCGCCGATCTGACGCTGGTACCGGCGGACTTCGCCTACCCGCTCCCGGAGACCCACGACGCCGCCTCGCTCGCGCCCCTGCTGTGCGCCGGGATCATCGGCTACCGCGCGCTGCGCCGCTCCGCGCTGCCCGTGGGCGGACGGCTCGGTATCTACGGCTTCGGCGCCTCGGCCCATCTGGCGGCCCAGGTCGCCCTGGCCGAGGGCGCCACCGTCCATGTGCTGACCAGATCGGCGCGGGCACGTGAACTGGCCCTGAGCCTGGGTGCCGCCTCGGCCGGCGGCGCGTACGACCGGCCGCCCGAACCACTCGACTCGGCCGTCCTGTTCGCTCCCGTGGGCGACCTGGTGCCGGTGGCACTGGAGGCGCTGGACCGGTCCGGCACGCTCGCCGTCGCCGGCATCCACCTCTCCGACATCCCCTCGCTGAACTACCGGCGCCATCTCTTCCAGGAGCGTGACCTGCGCAGCGTCACCTCCAACACCCGCCAGGACGGACGCGACTTCCTCGCCCTCGCCGAACGGATCGGTATCCAGGTCACCGTGAGTCCGTATCCGTTGGGCCGGGCGGACCGGGCGCTCGCCGATCTCGCCGGCGACCGGGTCAACGGCGCCGCCGTCCTCGTGCCCGACTGA
- a CDS encoding RDD family protein: MDNREAIGSWLSGPRAASEEMGADFGYRGERLGLPKEGPGSAAPLGRRFGALFVDWALCMLIAYGLLADNPQSASNYAIGVLLVMNILTVGTVGSTIGKRLFGLRVISERRDRLGLGRAVVRSVLLCLAVPALIWDRDGRGLHDRLGRAVQVRI, from the coding sequence GTGGACAACAGGGAAGCAATCGGGTCGTGGCTCTCCGGACCGCGTGCGGCGTCCGAGGAGATGGGTGCGGACTTCGGATACCGGGGCGAGCGCCTCGGGCTGCCGAAGGAAGGCCCCGGTTCCGCCGCCCCTCTCGGGCGGCGCTTCGGAGCGCTCTTCGTCGACTGGGCGCTGTGCATGCTGATCGCGTACGGGCTCCTCGCGGACAACCCGCAGTCGGCGAGCAACTACGCGATCGGCGTCCTCCTGGTCATGAACATCCTGACCGTCGGGACGGTCGGCTCCACGATCGGCAAGCGCCTCTTCGGGCTGCGGGTCATCTCCGAGCGCCGCGACCGGCTCGGCCTCGGACGGGCCGTGGTCCGCAGCGTGCTGCTGTGCCTCGCCGTACCCGCCCTCATCTGGGACCGGGACGGGCGCGGGCTGCACGACCGGCTCGGCCGCGCCGTACAGGTACGCATCTAG
- the glnA gene encoding type I glutamate--ammonia ligase, producing the protein MFQNADEAKKFIADEDVKFVDVRFCDLPGVMQHFTIPAKAFDPADELAFDGSSIRGFQAIHESDMALRADLSTARVDPFRRDKTVNINFFIHDPITGEQYSRDPRNIAKKAEAYLASTGIADTAYFGPEAEFYVFDNVRFNTTSNESFYHIDSEAGAWNTGSTEDNRGYKVRYKGGYFPAPPVDHFADLRAEISLELDAVGLQVERQHHEVGTAGQAEINYKFNTLLAAADDLMLFKYIVKNVAWRNNRTATFMPKPIFGDNGSGMHVHQSLWAGGDPLFYDEQGYAGLSDTARYYIGGILRHAPSLLAFTNPTVNSYHRLVPGFEAPVNLVYSQRNRSAAMRIPITGSNPKAKRVEFRAPDPSSNPYLAFSALLLAGLDGIKNKIEPAEPIDKDLYELAPEEHAGVAQVPTSLPAVLDALEADNEYLQAGGVFTSDLIETWIDYKRTNEIAPIQLRPHPHEFELYYDI; encoded by the coding sequence ATGTTCCAGAACGCCGACGAGGCCAAGAAGTTCATCGCGGACGAGGACGTGAAATTCGTAGACGTCCGCTTCTGCGACCTGCCTGGCGTGATGCAGCACTTCACGATCCCGGCGAAGGCGTTCGACCCGGCGGACGAGCTGGCTTTCGACGGCTCGTCGATCCGCGGTTTCCAGGCGATCCACGAGTCGGACATGGCACTTCGCGCGGACCTGTCCACCGCTCGCGTGGACCCCTTCCGTCGCGACAAGACGGTGAACATCAACTTCTTCATCCACGACCCGATCACGGGTGAGCAGTACAGCCGCGACCCGCGCAACATCGCCAAGAAGGCCGAGGCGTACCTCGCCTCCACCGGCATCGCGGACACCGCGTACTTCGGCCCGGAGGCCGAGTTCTACGTCTTCGACAACGTGCGCTTCAACACGACGTCGAACGAGAGCTTCTACCACATCGACTCCGAGGCCGGCGCCTGGAACACGGGCTCGACGGAGGACAACCGCGGCTACAAGGTCCGCTACAAGGGCGGCTACTTCCCGGCCCCGCCGGTCGACCACTTCGCCGACCTGCGCGCCGAGATCTCCCTGGAGCTGGACGCCGTCGGCCTCCAGGTCGAGCGCCAGCACCACGAGGTCGGCACCGCCGGCCAGGCCGAGATCAACTACAAGTTCAACACGCTGCTCGCCGCGGCGGACGACCTGATGCTCTTCAAGTACATCGTGAAGAACGTCGCCTGGCGCAACAACAGGACCGCGACCTTCATGCCCAAGCCGATCTTCGGCGACAACGGCTCCGGCATGCACGTTCACCAGTCCCTGTGGGCCGGTGGCGACCCGCTCTTCTACGACGAGCAGGGTTACGCGGGCCTGTCGGACACCGCCCGCTACTACATCGGCGGCATCCTGCGCCACGCGCCGTCGCTGCTGGCGTTCACGAACCCGACGGTGAACTCGTACCACCGCCTGGTCCCCGGCTTCGAGGCCCCGGTCAACCTGGTCTACTCGCAGCGCAACCGCTCGGCCGCGATGCGCATCCCGATCACGGGCTCCAACCCGAAGGCCAAGCGCGTCGAATTCCGCGCCCCGGACCCGTCGTCCAACCCGTACCTGGCCTTCTCGGCCCTGCTCCTCGCGGGCCTGGACGGCATCAAGAACAAGATCGAGCCGGCGGAGCCGATCGACAAGGACCTCTACGAGTTGGCCCCGGAGGAGCACGCGGGCGTGGCCCAGGTCCCGACCTCGCTCCCGGCGGTACTGGATGCCCTCGAGGCCGACAACGAGTACCTCCAGGCGGGCGGCGTGTTCACGTCGGACCTGATCGAGACGTGGATCGACTACAAGCGCACAAACGAAATCGCCCCGATCCAACTCCGCCCGCACCCGCACGAGTTCGAGCTGTACTACGACATCTAG
- a CDS encoding NAD(P)/FAD-dependent oxidoreductase encodes MLSTEHHADVVIIGAGIAGLSAAHQLTRAGVTVSVLEAAPHIGGRMATENLDGFRLDRIGQLLNTSYPELIRTPALRDVSLRTFSPGVLVHSEGRRHRAGVTVTAGSARGALTAARALASAPRARTVRSRVTGARAATRPGSRPPLGNALDQARLHAALGRLATTPVTRLLARPERPALAALSARGLPARTVDGFVRPLLSALLCDPDLTTSSRCADLALRSFARGRLCVPEGGAAALPELLAATLPPGTVRTGVCVTDASISSVGTKEHGEITCRSLLVATGARAAAELLPGLRVPGFHPVTVLHHTAPAPPLTDPALLLDGDRRGGPVAHTTVMSAVDPSRAPAGRTLISSTVLGLRTPPPGAELDGAVRAHLATLYGSPTDDWELLAVQHDPEAVPAMPAPHDLRRQVRLLSGLYVCGDHRDTSTVQGALSSGRRAAYAILDDLGVRPDHGTLQIPTAA; translated from the coding sequence GTGCTCAGCACAGAACATCACGCGGACGTCGTCATCATTGGCGCCGGAATCGCCGGCCTGTCGGCAGCTCACCAGCTGACCCGCGCGGGCGTAACAGTCAGCGTCCTGGAGGCCGCCCCTCACATCGGCGGCAGGATGGCCACCGAGAACCTCGACGGCTTCCGGCTCGACCGCATCGGCCAGTTGCTCAACACCTCTTACCCGGAACTGATCCGCACCCCCGCGCTCCGCGACGTCTCCCTACGGACGTTCTCTCCGGGCGTGCTCGTCCACAGCGAGGGCCGGCGCCATCGCGCGGGCGTCACCGTCACCGCGGGGAGCGCACGGGGCGCACTCACCGCCGCACGCGCCCTGGCAAGCGCCCCACGCGCCAGGACCGTAAGGAGCCGCGTCACGGGGGCCAGGGCCGCCACCCGTCCGGGCTCCCGCCCCCCGCTGGGCAACGCGCTCGACCAGGCCCGTCTCCACGCGGCCCTCGGCCGTCTCGCGACCACCCCGGTGACCCGGCTGCTGGCCCGCCCCGAACGCCCCGCGCTCGCCGCGCTGTCCGCGCGCGGTCTGCCCGCGCGGACGGTCGACGGCTTCGTACGCCCGCTCCTCTCCGCACTGCTCTGCGACCCGGACCTCACCACGTCCAGCCGCTGCGCCGACCTGGCTCTGCGCAGCTTCGCCCGGGGCCGGCTGTGCGTCCCCGAGGGCGGCGCCGCCGCCCTGCCGGAGCTGCTGGCGGCCACGCTGCCGCCCGGCACGGTGCGGACCGGTGTGTGCGTGACGGACGCGTCGATCAGCTCCGTCGGTACGAAGGAGCACGGCGAGATCACCTGCCGCTCACTGCTCGTCGCGACGGGCGCCCGCGCCGCCGCCGAGCTGCTGCCGGGGCTGCGGGTGCCGGGCTTCCATCCCGTGACGGTCCTCCACCACACGGCCCCCGCACCCCCGTTGACCGATCCCGCTCTGCTCCTGGACGGGGACCGGCGCGGCGGCCCGGTGGCGCACACGACCGTCATGAGCGCGGTGGACCCGTCGCGCGCCCCGGCCGGCCGGACGCTGATCTCCTCGACGGTGCTCGGGCTCCGTACGCCGCCCCCCGGGGCGGAACTCGACGGCGCGGTCCGCGCCCATCTGGCCACGCTGTACGGCTCGCCGACCGACGACTGGGAGCTGCTGGCCGTCCAGCACGACCCGGAGGCGGTCCCCGCCATGCCGGCGCCGCACGATCTGCGCCGTCAGGTGCGGCTGCTGTCGGGGCTGTACGTGTGCGGGGACCACCGCGACACCAGCACCGTCCAGGGCGCGCTCTCGTCGGGCCGCAGGGCCGCGTACGCGATCCTGGACGACCTGGGCGTACGGCCGGACCATGGGACGCTGCAGATCCCCACAGCGGCGTAG
- a CDS encoding CBS domain-containing protein: MRHAPHLVADVMTNPVVAVGPGAGFKEIVGTLRRWKVSAVPVLEGDGRVTGVVSEADLLGKEEFRDADPSRLEQLRRLDDLRKAGAVTAGELMSAPAVTVREDATLAQAARIMAQGRLKRLPVVDGSGMLRGIVSRSDLLKVFLRSDADLAEEVRVEVVERLFLVSRENVRVTVTDGVVTLSGRVRDTALVPVAARLVRAVEGVVDVECDLVGPRAAAMDGFSSELRS; the protein is encoded by the coding sequence ATGCGTCATGCGCCGCATCTTGTCGCCGATGTGATGACCAATCCTGTCGTCGCGGTCGGGCCCGGGGCCGGGTTCAAGGAGATTGTCGGGACCTTGAGGCGGTGGAAGGTGAGCGCTGTTCCGGTTCTGGAGGGGGACGGGCGGGTCACCGGGGTGGTGTCCGAGGCCGATCTGCTCGGGAAGGAGGAGTTCCGCGACGCGGATCCCAGCCGGCTGGAGCAGCTGCGGCGTCTCGATGATCTGCGGAAGGCCGGAGCCGTGACGGCCGGGGAGCTCATGAGTGCGCCCGCCGTCACCGTACGCGAGGACGCGACGCTGGCTCAGGCCGCGCGGATCATGGCGCAGGGGAGGCTGAAGCGGCTTCCGGTGGTCGACGGCTCCGGGATGTTGCGTGGGATCGTCAGCCGGTCCGATCTGCTCAAGGTGTTCCTGCGGTCCGACGCCGATCTCGCCGAGGAGGTACGCGTCGAGGTGGTCGAGCGTCTCTTCCTGGTGTCCCGCGAGAACGTGCGGGTGACGGTCACCGACGGGGTCGTCACGCTCAGCGGCAGGGTTCGGGACACCGCGCTCGTGCCGGTGGCGGCCCGGCTGGTGCGGGCGGTGGAGGGTGTGGTGGATGTGGAGTGCGACCTGGTGGGGCCGCGGGCCGCGGCGATGGATGGCTTCTCCTCGGAGCTGCGGTCCTGA
- the lipA gene encoding lipoyl synthase yields MSAVAPDGRKMLRLEVRNSQTPIERKPEWIKTRAKMGPEYTAMQKLVKSEGLHTVCQEAGCPNIYECWEDREATFLIGGDQCTRRCDFCQIDTGKPEALDRDEPRRVGESVVTMDLNYATITGVARDDLADGGAWLYAETVRQIHAQTAGREAGRTKVELLIPDFNAEADALAEVFSSRPEVLAHNVETVPRIFKRIRPGFRYERSLDVITQAREAGLITKSNLILGMGETREEVSDALRDLHDAGCELITITQYLRPSARHHPVERWVKPHEFVELKDEADAIGYSGVMSGPLVRSSYRAGRLFQQAMERRGTESVHQTV; encoded by the coding sequence GTGTCCGCTGTCGCACCCGACGGACGCAAGATGCTGCGCCTGGAGGTCCGGAACAGCCAGACCCCCATCGAGCGCAAGCCCGAGTGGATCAAGACCCGGGCGAAGATGGGGCCCGAGTACACCGCGATGCAGAAGCTCGTGAAGAGCGAGGGTCTGCACACCGTGTGCCAGGAGGCCGGCTGTCCCAACATCTACGAATGCTGGGAGGACCGCGAGGCGACCTTCCTCATCGGCGGCGACCAGTGCACGCGGCGTTGCGACTTCTGCCAGATCGACACGGGCAAGCCCGAGGCGCTGGACCGCGACGAGCCGCGCCGGGTCGGCGAGTCCGTCGTCACGATGGACCTGAACTACGCCACGATCACCGGCGTCGCGCGCGACGACCTGGCGGACGGCGGCGCGTGGCTGTACGCGGAGACCGTGCGCCAGATCCACGCGCAGACCGCCGGACGCGAAGCGGGCCGTACGAAGGTCGAACTCCTCATCCCCGACTTCAACGCGGAGGCCGACGCGCTCGCCGAGGTCTTCTCCTCGCGCCCCGAGGTGCTCGCGCACAACGTCGAGACGGTGCCGCGGATCTTCAAGCGGATCCGCCCCGGCTTCCGTTACGAGCGCTCCCTCGACGTCATCACCCAGGCCCGCGAGGCCGGTCTGATCACGAAGTCGAATCTGATCCTCGGCATGGGCGAGACCCGCGAAGAGGTCAGTGACGCGCTGCGGGATCTGCACGACGCGGGCTGCGAGCTGATCACCATCACGCAGTATCTGCGGCCCTCCGCGCGCCACCACCCCGTCGAACGGTGGGTGAAGCCGCACGAGTTCGTGGAGCTGAAGGACGAGGCCGACGCGATCGGCTACTCCGGTGTGATGTCGGGGCCGCTGGTCCGCTCCTCGTACCGCGCGGGGCGCCTTTTCCAGCAGGCGATGGAGCGCCGGGGCACGGAGTCCGTCCACCAGACGGTGTGA
- a CDS encoding regulator → MSERPPQRIPNRQLAALIAEAGFSNAGLARRVDQLGLEHGLDLRYDKTSVTRWLRGQQPRGTTPALIAEVFTRRLGRRLSAQDLGLDACAPVYAGLEFAATPEEAVDIVGGLWRKDSGSHAELRKIAFTPAGLVVPSRDWLIGRADERVGHDGSASTTAAGPPRTPGQGTGRGAAQVPGQPTGHQLAGGAGPGTPSYGTRSYGGGGDSGAGGGGTSRAAAAAGVRVPTQGRATAPRQAAVPAGVPPARQTDRVAGQRVGGGDIAALRSVGELFRTLDQAYGGGHARQALVRYLEHECEPMLRGVYGETTGRRLFAAAADLTRLAGWTSYDIAAHGLAQRYFVQALRLSQAAGDRAYGSFVLITMSRQAVYLGHGREAVQLARVAQQGVGSAAPPVVQSLLHSVEARGHAVLGEPRACTASLVRAERALESARPGDEVPHWARSFDEGQLADEFGHSYRDLQQYRAAVQHAERSLQLRAPGFARSRLFCRVVLASARLGLGELEQACALGAEAAQQATEIRSARAVDYVRDFERRLEPYRDAAAVRTYRDRIAAFG, encoded by the coding sequence ATGTCGGAACGACCTCCGCAGCGCATCCCCAACCGCCAGCTCGCCGCGCTCATCGCAGAAGCAGGTTTCTCCAACGCAGGGCTCGCCCGCCGGGTGGACCAGCTCGGGCTCGAACACGGCCTCGACCTGCGGTACGACAAAACGTCCGTGACCCGCTGGCTGCGCGGCCAGCAGCCACGCGGCACCACGCCCGCACTGATCGCCGAGGTCTTCACCCGCCGGCTCGGCCGCCGGCTCTCCGCCCAGGACCTGGGTCTGGACGCCTGCGCGCCCGTTTACGCGGGGCTGGAATTCGCCGCGACCCCCGAGGAAGCCGTCGACATCGTCGGCGGACTCTGGCGCAAGGACTCGGGGAGCCACGCGGAGCTGCGCAAGATCGCGTTCACCCCGGCGGGGCTCGTCGTGCCCAGCCGCGACTGGCTGATCGGCCGCGCGGACGAGCGGGTCGGGCACGACGGCTCGGCCTCGACGACGGCCGCCGGCCCGCCCCGGACGCCGGGGCAGGGGACCGGCCGAGGGGCGGCGCAGGTGCCGGGACAGCCCACCGGACATCAGCTCGCCGGGGGCGCGGGGCCGGGGACACCGTCGTACGGCACACGCTCCTACGGAGGCGGCGGCGACAGTGGTGCCGGTGGTGGCGGTACGAGCCGCGCGGCGGCCGCCGCGGGTGTCCGGGTGCCCACCCAGGGCCGCGCCACCGCGCCCCGGCAGGCCGCCGTCCCCGCAGGTGTCCCGCCGGCCCGGCAGACGGACCGCGTCGCCGGACAGCGGGTCGGCGGCGGTGACATCGCGGCCCTGCGCTCCGTCGGCGAGCTGTTCCGCACCCTCGACCAGGCGTACGGCGGAGGCCACGCCCGGCAGGCGCTCGTCCGGTACCTGGAGCACGAGTGCGAGCCGATGCTGCGCGGCGTGTACGGCGAGACCACCGGGCGCCGGCTGTTCGCCGCCGCGGCCGACCTGACCAGACTCGCCGGCTGGACCTCGTACGACATCGCCGCGCACGGTCTCGCGCAGCGCTACTTCGTGCAGGCGCTGCGGCTGTCCCAGGCGGCGGGCGACCGGGCGTACGGCTCCTTCGTCCTGATCACCATGAGCCGCCAGGCCGTCTACCTCGGACACGGCCGGGAGGCGGTCCAGCTCGCCCGCGTGGCCCAGCAGGGCGTCGGCTCGGCCGCGCCGCCCGTGGTGCAGTCGCTGCTGCACTCGGTCGAGGCGCGCGGACACGCCGTGCTGGGGGAGCCGCGGGCGTGCACCGCCTCGCTCGTACGGGCCGAGCGCGCCCTGGAGTCGGCCCGGCCCGGCGACGAAGTGCCGCACTGGGCACGGTCCTTCGACGAAGGGCAGCTCGCCGACGAGTTCGGGCACAGCTACCGCGATCTCCAGCAGTACCGCGCGGCCGTCCAGCACGCGGAGCGCTCACTTCAGCTACGGGCACCCGGGTTCGCGCGCAGCCGCCTCTTCTGCCGGGTGGTGCTCGCCTCCGCCCGGCTGGGACTCGGCGAACTGGAGCAGGCGTGCGCGCTGGGCGCGGAGGCGGCGCAGCAGGCGACGGAGATCCGCTCGGCACGCGCGGTGGACTACGTACGGGACTTCGAGCGGCGGCTGGAGCCCTACCGGGACGCGGCCGCCGTACGCACCTACCGCGACCGGATCGCGGCGTTCGGCTGA
- a CDS encoding TIGR01777 family oxidoreductase, which produces MGSMRIAITGSNGLIGTALTRSLRADGHEVVRLVRHPSRAGDEVEWDPSRQYVDVGGLYGCEAVVHLAGAGVADHRWTDAYKKEIRDSRVLGTAAIAEAVASLDTAPKVLVCGSAIGFYGDTGERAVDESAPPGEGFLPSVCVEWEDAASAASDAGVRTVFARTGLVVAREGGAWGRLFPIFRAGLGGRLGDGRQYWSFISLHDHVAALRHLIDTESLSGPVNLTAPEPVTNREVTAAMGRVLRRPTLFAVPSVALKVALGEFSEDVLGSQRVLPGRLLESGFTFAFPKIDESILAAVRV; this is translated from the coding sequence ATGGGTTCCATGAGGATCGCGATCACCGGCTCCAACGGGCTCATCGGCACGGCGCTCACGCGCTCCCTGCGAGCGGACGGACACGAGGTGGTCCGCCTGGTCCGGCACCCCTCCCGGGCGGGCGACGAGGTCGAGTGGGACCCGTCCCGCCAGTACGTCGACGTGGGCGGGCTGTACGGCTGCGAGGCCGTCGTCCACCTCGCGGGCGCGGGGGTCGCGGACCACCGGTGGACCGACGCGTACAAGAAGGAGATCAGGGACAGCCGGGTCCTTGGTACGGCGGCGATCGCCGAGGCCGTCGCGTCCCTCGACACCGCGCCGAAGGTCCTGGTGTGCGGGTCCGCCATCGGCTTCTACGGCGACACGGGCGAGCGCGCGGTGGACGAGTCGGCGCCGCCGGGCGAGGGGTTCCTGCCCTCCGTGTGCGTCGAGTGGGAGGACGCGGCGTCGGCCGCGTCGGACGCGGGCGTACGGACGGTGTTCGCCCGCACGGGGCTCGTCGTGGCCCGCGAGGGCGGCGCGTGGGGCCGGCTGTTCCCCATCTTCCGGGCGGGACTGGGGGGCCGGCTGGGCGACGGGCGGCAGTACTGGAGCTTCATCTCCCTGCACGACCATGTGGCGGCGCTGCGGCATCTGATCGACACGGAGTCCCTGTCGGGTCCGGTGAACCTCACCGCGCCCGAGCCGGTGACCAACCGCGAGGTCACGGCGGCGATGGGTCGCGTGCTGCGCCGGCCGACGCTCTTCGCGGTGCCGTCGGTGGCGCTGAAGGTGGCGCTGGGTGAGTTCTCGGAGGACGTCCTGGGAAGCCAACGGGTGCTGCCGGGGCGGTTGCTGGAGTCGGGGTTCACGTTCGCGTTCCCGAAGATCGACGAGTCGATCCTCGCGGCGGTGCGCGTGTAG